GTCTGAATAAGTGAGGGTATTTGATATACTTTTCCTTCACGAATTATATTTTTTATCGCCGAGGTAGTAACCATTACCTCAGCGGCACAAACTCTTTCTTTTTCATCAATGGTTGGAATAAGTGTTTGCGAGACGACACTTAAAATGACCTCGGCTAATTGTGTTCTAATTTGGTCTTGTTGTGCCGCAGGGAAAACATCTATTATTCGAGTTATAGTCTGCGGTGCGTTAACCGTATGTAATGTCGCAAAGACCAGATGACCTGTTTCCGCCGCGGTTATGGTCATAGCTATTGTCTCCAGATCACGCATCTCACCAACTAAGATAACATTAGGGTCCTCTCTTAAAGCATTTTTGAGTGCCCCATAAAAAGAGCCGGTATTTGTGCCTATCTCTCGTTGGTCAATTAAACAATTCTTATTCTCATAAACATATTCTATCGGATCCTCAATAGTAATGATATGTTCAGTTCTCTTCTGATTGATAAGGTCAATCATCGCGGCTAATGTCGTGCTTTTGCCACAACCAGTAACTCCAGTAACCAGGACCAGACCTCTTGACTCGTGAGCAAAATTCTCTAATACCAAAGGTAATCCTAATTCCCGAACAGACTTAATCTTAGTAGGAATAAGTCTAAATGCCAATGAATCGCCTCTTCTTTGAGAATAGGCATTGACTCGAAATCGGCCTATTTCAGGGTATTCAATGGAAAAATCGAGTTCCATCTCTTTGTCAAACCTGGCTTTCTGATTATCGGAAAGAAGAGAATAAATTGTCTGGCGAATCTCTTCTTTAGTTATCTTTTCATCACTTACCTTCTCTAATTTTCCAACAACCCGAATTAGTGGAGGGGCATCTGAAGACAGATGAAGGTCCGATGCATTCCTCTCTTTACATAACATAAGTAATTCTTTCAGATTCATTTTAGAACACCTCCTTCGTTCCTGCGGACATTTTTTCTTTAAGGAGAGATGACAGGGAACGAAATCCGCTCTTTTCTGCATCCTCTTTTACCTTCTTCAAATCTCCCTCTCGCAGGAAGGTTTTAAGCCGCTCATTAAAAATTAACACCTCATAAAGGTAGTCAACACCTTTTTCAGCCCCGGCAACCTTTTTCCGGGCAATGAGCATTAAAAGGGTATTTGCAAGTAGTGTCGAACCTAACTCCTTGATTAACTGCTCAAGTGTGTCAAAGCAAGATGGATGATACATCTGACCTAATATCAGTTTTCCGGCTAAAGCAATATCGAAACACTGTTTCAGGACATACTCCTGGCTCATATTTTCGAGCATTATTATATCAGCCCCAGAAGAAATGGCAGATTTTAGCCCTGAATCTGCCTTTGATTCGAGCTGGATAAATTCATCGTTTTGATAAGAGGGTGCCTCCTCAATAGTTACCACACGCTTATTTCTGACCTCGGATAAGAGTGCATAGCAGGTTGCTGTCCGACCACTCCCTGGTGGTCCGGTAACGATAATTACGCCCGAAGGCTGATTGATTATTGTTCTTATTTGCTCTATCAACTCATTTTGAAACCCTAATTCTTCCAATTTAAGGATTTGTTTTTGTCTCTCTAATATTTTGATTGTCCAGCAATCACCGTTGATACTGGATAAAACAGAGGTATGGAGATACACCTCTTTATCGCCAATCCTGGTGAGGATATTGCTTTCTTTTCCGGTAGCCGGGATGTTGGTCATTATGTTCAATCGAGCACATATCCCTGGATACATGCTTAAAGGTTGAGGTTTTTTCTCCTCCAACTTACCATCCCTCATCCGGTAAAGTATCCTTAGCTGGGTGCTGGTCGGCTCAATATAGAGCTCGCTGACGCCTTCGGTTACTGCCTCTGTTAAGTGATGATAAACAAAGGCTACTCCTGAGGTATCGGCTAATATTTCTTCCGGTGGTTTGGATATTTGAGTTACTTCTTTCCCAAAAATCTGGTCAATCACCTCTAAAATCTCATCAGCCAGACCAATAGAAATTTTTGCCGAACACTGAGTAATGCCTTCTGCCTCTTTGATTGCCTCCACATCAGTTGGATCAGCCATAACTAATTCTATTTCATGGTCGAGACAAACAATAGGTACCATACGATACCTCTCCAGTATCTCTCTGGGAATAGACTTGACTACTGCCGGGTCAACTATCTGAGGAGAGATATGGACATAGGGCAGGTCAAGATAACTACTCAAAACATAATTGATTCCTCCTTCATTCACATAGTTTAATTCTCTTAGAACTTCCCTTATATC
Above is a window of bacterium DNA encoding:
- a CDS encoding type IV pilus twitching motility protein PilT, producing the protein MNLKELLMLCKERNASDLHLSSDAPPLIRVVGKLEKVSDEKITKEEIRQTIYSLLSDNQKARFDKEMELDFSIEYPEIGRFRVNAYSQRRGDSLAFRLIPTKIKSVRELGLPLVLENFAHESRGLVLVTGVTGCGKSTTLAAMIDLINQKRTEHIITIEDPIEYVYENKNCLIDQREIGTNTGSFYGALKNALREDPNVILVGEMRDLETIAMTITAAETGHLVFATLHTVNAPQTITRIIDVFPAAQQDQIRTQLAEVILSVVSQTLIPTIDEKERVCAAEVMVTTSAIKNIIREGKVYQIPSLIQTGRKDGMQTMDQALEALVNETKITKQEAIKRAFNKNIFDRYGYESR
- a CDS encoding ATPase, T2SS/T4P/T4SS family produces the protein MPVVTTEKIDLGRLLVDYKLMTQEQLKEAEKVVEEKNRDIREVLRELNYVNEGGINYVLSSYLDLPYVHISPQIVDPAVVKSIPREILERYRMVPIVCLDHEIELVMADPTDVEAIKEAEGITQCSAKISIGLADEILEVIDQIFGKEVTQISKPPEEILADTSGVAFVYHHLTEAVTEGVSELYIEPTSTQLRILYRMRDGKLEEKKPQPLSMYPGICARLNIMTNIPATGKESNILTRIGDKEVYLHTSVLSSINGDCWTIKILERQKQILKLEELGFQNELIEQIRTIINQPSGVIIVTGPPGSGRTATCYALLSEVRNKRVVTIEEAPSYQNDEFIQLESKADSGLKSAISSGADIIMLENMSQEYVLKQCFDIALAGKLILGQMYHPSCFDTLEQLIKELGSTLLANTLLMLIARKKVAGAEKGVDYLYEVLIFNERLKTFLREGDLKKVKEDAEKSGFRSLSSLLKEKMSAGTKEVF